A single window of Rana temporaria chromosome 1, aRanTem1.1, whole genome shotgun sequence DNA harbors:
- the SCOC gene encoding short coiled-coil protein isoform X1, with translation MMMNSDMDALEVENQVELEEKTRLINQVLELQHTLEDLSARVDAVKEENLKLKSENQVLGQYIENLMSASSVFQTTDTKSKRK, from the exons ATGATGATGAACTCTGACATGGATG CTCTGGAAGTAGAAAATCAAGTAGAACTAGAAGAAAAGACTCGACTGATTAACCAGGTCCTGGAACTGCAGCACACTTTAGAAG ATCTCTCAGCGCGGGTCGATGCGGTTAAAGAAGAAAACCTGAAGCTCAAGTCAGAAAACCAAGTTCTTGGACAGTATATTGAGAACCTCATGTCGGCCTCTAGTGTCTTCCAAACAACAGACACCAAGAGCAAGCGGAAGTAG
- the SCOC gene encoding short coiled-coil protein isoform X2: protein MTLGDFRTLQLEFSPLDSSSMMMNSDMDALEVENQVELEEKTRLINQVLELQHTLEDLSARVDAVKEENLKLKSENQVLGQYIENLMSASSVFQTTDTKSKRK from the exons ATTTTCGTACTTTGCAGTTAGAGTTCAGTCCACTAGACTCCTCCTCAATGATGATGAACTCTGACATGGATG CTCTGGAAGTAGAAAATCAAGTAGAACTAGAAGAAAAGACTCGACTGATTAACCAGGTCCTGGAACTGCAGCACACTTTAGAAG ATCTCTCAGCGCGGGTCGATGCGGTTAAAGAAGAAAACCTGAAGCTCAAGTCAGAAAACCAAGTTCTTGGACAGTATATTGAGAACCTCATGTCGGCCTCTAGTGTCTTCCAAACAACAGACACCAAGAGCAAGCGGAAGTAG